From Geotalea uraniireducens Rf4:
TCCAGTTGTATGCTGATGGCCGTTTGACAGTGGAAGGAAGAAAGGTCATCATCTCGTCCCTTGCATAGCCGACGCAATTTTCAGCGCATAAAATAACCTACCTTAGACCTACCCTCTTCAGAATAATACCGAGATACTTGTTCAAAGGATTAGTTCTTTTCAGGAACGGGAGGACAGGAGGCTTTCTTGCGCCAAGTCTGTCCAGTTCAGCGGTAATCTGAGGACTGTTCCCGTGCCCAAGGCCTTGACGGAATACCAGCATTGCTTCAGGTTTGTTCCCAAGAAGCATATATATTCGCCCAAGGTTCAGATAATGAATCGAATTGTTTGGTTCCATCTCCATCGCCCCTTTGCATAGAGAAACGGCATTATTATATTGGCCGCGTTCTTTCGCCAGACAAAAGGCAAAGTATGAGCAAAAGGTAGGGTTATTCTCAAGCTGGAAAGCCTTTTCAAAATATGCCAACGCAGAAAGGCTGTCTCCGTT
This genomic window contains:
- a CDS encoding tetratricopeptide repeat protein translates to MPCTEPDKLFARGLSALNNGDSLSALAYFEKAFQLENNPTFCSYFAFCLAKERGQYNNAVSLCKGAMEMEPNNSIHYLNLGRIYMLLGNKPEAMLVFRQGLGHGNSPQITAELDRLGARKPPVLPFLKRTNPLNKYLGIILKRVGLR